The Mercenaria mercenaria strain notata chromosome 1, MADL_Memer_1, whole genome shotgun sequence nucleotide sequence TGCAAGAGATGACAGAAATATCCATGAAAACGTTTTTATTCGGAAATATTCGTTTTGTATATGTTATATACAGAGTGTTAAAGTTCAAATTGCGTGAGCATTGGTATTTGCATGTGTACTCAAAACGTTTTACTGGAAATAGAATGTTGTTGGCAGATACATTTGTAAAAGGATAGTATTATTATGAgaaatttatatacaatgtatgtcaTTAGAATATATACTTCTTACACATGTTGccatatttatatgtattgttgTATTGCCACATGGGTCTCATACCTTCTAgatggaaataaataaacttgtaaactttaTACTAACAAAATACTGTAGAAGCGTAAAACGTGATCAGATTGAAGCTGTTCATGAATTGTAATGAAAAGTGCAAGCTATGTATTGTGTCAAGCAAAAGTATTTACATATGAATTTACAGTGTTGACACACTGCAAGTGTCCAGTATATAATTAGAAACTATCCCAATATGTCGAAGTATTAAGGTCCTAAATACGTTCGGTAAGGGTAAATAAATCGATAAATGTTTATAGCAGAGCTAAGTTTCGAGTGCTTTGTACTCCCTTACATTGCCTACCATCAGTAATTGAATTTCCCTAAAATTCAATGCAGTAGTTGCAACAttattgtataaaatttaaaatgtactcaataagaacaaaagataaatCAGTAATCTGCTTATAAAGAAACTGTAACGATTATTCCTCGTGCAATTATTATAATGGCAAGGGGCGTGACTTGTCAATTATAAATTCCAAATATTTACTCGCGACacagttgcaaaaaaaaaaatgtataataaggttaatatttcaataatggAAGAAAGAATATATGAAAAGCGCGTTTTTCTTAAAGTGTATTAAACTAGAGCGTCTAGCTAGACCAGTTGtcctaaacaagagctgttggaggacatcAACGCTCGGCCTagtcacttaaaaaaaaaatagtaagttATTGACGTAAACAAGTATAAAATTACAACTGCGGCAAGTAAAAAGTGTGACATACTTCGGAAAGATGAAAATTGTGCAGTGCATGTCAGctcataacagtgaacaagtgtgtgacgtttcagtccattcccatggTTAGTGAAatataagcttacatacaaaaacgtaaccataaattgctaagtcgaaaaaaggacATGACTTCGTAAAATACAAAATCGAAAATGGAacatgtacaatgcatatcaggtCATTAGAGTGGACaggtatgtgaagtttcaatccattcccactagtgagctaacttaatgaaatttaaccaaaaattgccAAGTCAAAAACAGGGCTTAACCTAAAAAGCAAACTTTTGCAGTGCATTTTATATCTCCAAGTGACAACTGTATAAATTTTAGTCCACTCTAACAGCTGCTATTGAAACTTACATATAAAACACAACGAAGACGACGATGCGGATGCTAACaaagacgccaacgccgacgaaCGGGTGACTGAAATAGTTTTACCCTTTCTTCGAAAAATCATGCTAAGATAAAGGAATCATTGTCATACAGAAGTACATTGAAAAATAGATcaattatgatgcagaaattgtcCAATTTAGATAACAGACTTAGTTGAATTAGTTGTCTCGGCTTCAAGGGCAATACACACCAAAACTGGTTTAAGGGAGGCAGTTTGTACATTAAGTTATGAGAGAAACATTCAAATCCAATTTTTGAAAATTAGCTATTGTACTGCTAACTCTTGTTAGGAATAACAAGCTTATTTGCAATAACTTCTTACTGCGATTAGTACGGAACATGTTGGTCCTAATGACTTAGCATAAATTTCTATATCTGTAAATTTAAGATACAATGAAAACTGAGTTATTCAGATAAGCCTTTTAATTGTTATTACACAAGATACAGAATTTTGTTGAATATCGAAGGGCGATAACTCTTAAATAGGTCACTTCACAAGTATGTCCCGACAACATTCACAAATTCGCTTCATAGTGATGCTAGAACCCGATCCCTAGCAAACTGATGTCGAAAGACGGACAAGACGGCAACCATATCCCCTCGACCGCTCAACTCCTAGTCCCAAGcttaaaaaaaatacgaaaaagaAATGTGGTATTTTAAAAAACAGTACTAATTGAACTCCcgtatacaaaataaataaataaataaataaacgaatgTAAAACTTCACTTTTATGTTCAAAGGATTTATGAAATTATAACTTCAATAAGGAGGATACTGCCAGGTTATCATAGTGTTATTAGAAACTTAGACCTTATATGAAAAgaatctttatttaaaatttctgatAAAGTAAAAGGAAAACAACAAGTGATATTGTGTTTTTcgaaattttactttttgaaaaaaaatgcaagtaatatttcatttaaatgtacatAAATGGGTATCTCCAAAATAGCTTTGTACCAACAAACAAATGAATAATCATTAGTCATATGTATTAAAGTAATCTTATCAATGCATCAACAAATACACGGTAGGCGTTTTAATATCTATTATCTATTTCAATACGTGTAACGACACACCTCAATTTCACTAGTTAAAAGACACACACACCGTTCATACACGCACACAAACGTAAATTTGATTTAAtctattataatataataatacaaaggCGGTCGATGATCTCTATATGTTAGCAGTTTTAtatcatggcaattttccagctttaacgTGTCTCGTGACTCCCATATCAGGTAGATCTACCGGCCGTAAGACTGTTTTCGCTCCGAGCGCAGGACGCGTTTTGCATCCAGTGATAATAAACACGTGATTCAAATGGTTGAAATAAGAAACACTATCAATATCCATGCCAACTGCTTAATGTCACAAAAGATTATGCCAATCCAGGCAGTATGTATAGACTATAATTCTGTTTTAAACAGACAACTTTATGATCTATCAATGTACATGTACCAGTTGAAAATTAATTTCCTTGCTATTTGCATTGTCAGTTACAACATGATTAACATAAACTGAGTTTAGTCCACAACGTTGGGAACCCATAAACATTATGCGTATTAATGTGTTATCAGTACGATGGCTGTTTTCAACTGAGCTGTTGGACTGGAGCGACAACATGAGGTTGCTTGCACTGCAGACTCCCGCCATCATTGGCCGGTGTAAGGCATATGAAGCAGAAATGCTTCTTGCAGCTAAAACACTGCATGTTGTTGCACGCCTCGATATGTTCTATCGCTTCCCGGCAGTGTGGACACGAGCGTATCGAGGGACAGTCGGCTACACTGCTTATCTCTTTTCTAGTGCATTTGTGGAGCAGGTTTAAAAACTCATCATAATTTTTACATGATGTGTTTATACATTTCCCCTCGCCTTCTTCAGGACAAGaacctataaaaataaattgtattagaTGTGAGAAACAGCTTAAGTACCGTAGTATTACAGCATTCGTGTGAAATCTTAGTTTAAAAAGGTCATTATTACTTTTAATGTGGTATTAAGTTTCTATTCCTGTAACGATTTCGCAAAAAGAGTAACTACAGAACCATTTAAAACCCAAAGGGAAAAGATCAGAATTTGTTTCATAGAACACAGGGATATAAATGTGGCTTATTTTCAAGCTAGGAAcaatactttcaaatttttggtcAAATTCTATGGAATGTTGCGAGGATTTATAATGTTAAGCTGGAGCATTGTGTGATGCCAAAACGAAGATTATCGCATTCCGACAACCTGTTACATCCGACACAATTAACTGGTACCAGTTGATATCGGTTTTAACAAGTATTATTGTAATATTCAAAGGTTTACTGATATTTGCCTACTCAGTATTAATATAGAATTACTGAATCGATTAAAATAACAAacacaaataaaagaaaaggaaacTTACAGTTTTGATCCATTTTTGTAATTGCTTTGACAGCATGAAACAAAAACCAGGACTTTTATGTTACAATTCAgctaaattttttggaaaattatacAGGAAAGGAAATTCCGAAAACGTAAAAGTTCGTcataaactataaatatatacataccaAAAGGAAAACGAAATTGATATGGGGGGTTAGTCAGATTGCAATCAAAGTATCAATGGTTACATAAATAAAATGAGATATCGCAATCTCTAGATACAGAATTgattttcagaagaaaaaaaaaaacatgttattttcgaAAAATGGTAAACTGAAAGTAGATCTACATTTATAACGTTTGTAACTATCTATTTCGGGAAGAGGTGGTTTTTCAATTGTCAActtttgtcatgtttatttcgGGCAAAACGTCGCGTTCACCTCTATATGATGGTGAACTTGCCCTGAACTAACATAAAGAGGCTAAATATTAGTTAATGTAAAGTCGTTTATGTCATGTCAAAAGTATTGCTTAATTATATaatctattttattattattgtatgtctgtaattgttattcaatgtcgtgcatttatattctaaattttgctattgttattgtatgtgTCGTCATTcttattcttatggtaaaagtcattattgttattctatatttcgtttattgttattgtatctttgatattttatttaatgtcgtgtcattcatattctaagtcgcACCAATTccattgttattgtatgtttgatattcttatggtaaTAGTCATTATTGGTCTTCAATATCTGATGATTcatcattcttattctatgttatttgAGTGTATCCCTCAGAATGATGTAATTATTACAAGGCTTTTCATCGGCAGGTCATAAACGAAAGTAGACCACGTTTCCGTTGAGAAATCTCTTACTTTTACGGTTTGGTTAGTACCAGATTGTTAAGAATGTTTATCATTGCTGATTTTCTTTCCTTGCCGGTTGGATGCATGTCGGTTCCTAAGAGAAGTcaattttttctataattctatttttattaaCAATGACATAGGTGACTTTGACCTGACTCCAGCCAAAAGAATTCAAAAGGGGTTTGGTAAGAAGTCAAAGTATGAACCCAATACACTTACGGTTCAAACTTAATTAAAAAGATAACAATTGTAGATTACttctattttttgaaataatgaccctgacctttgaagtaggggtccgggttttgcgcatgacacgtcatatGATTATGGGGAATatctgtgccaagtgatattaaaatcccttgatgattgacagagttatggaccggacatgaaattgcatAAAAAGCCCTGTTTACATTTGacatccaagtgtgaccttgacttttgatgtaggggtctgggttttgcacatgacacgtcttctgattatggggaacatctgtgccaagtgttattaaaaatcccttgatgaatgacaaagttatggaccggacatgattGCATAAAAAGCCCTGtttacatttgacctccaagtgtgaccttgaacattGAGCTAggagtccgggttttgcgcatgacacgtcgtcgtctgattatggggaacatttgtgccaagtaatatcaaaatccgtTGGTGAATgacagatatggaccggacacgaattttcGGACGGAATGTcggatacaataacaataacgaaaaatagaataacaataattacTTTTACCTTAAGAAagtcgaacatacaataagaataacgacatatacaataacaatggtaagacttagaatatgaatgacacgacattgaataacaatatcaaagatacaataacaatgacgaaacatagaataacaataatgacttttactataagaatatcgaacaaacaataagaataacaacatacaataacaaaagcaaaattttgaatatgaatgacacgacattgaataacaataacagacatacaataataataaaataggtTACTGTAAAATcgttaaatttcgtgggcatgaaatttcgtggttttggtcaaaacggcaatttcgtggggatatgaattcgtggatttcattttgaacataaaatgaatgggaattttatttgttcgttgggattaaatttcgtggattgaatcaaccacgaaatccacgaaaattagtcccccacgaatattaatgatttcacagtatataatttagcaacgtttgacatgctaTACTCGTCGACCTACAAATGGTGGTAcgatttttgaacaattttaaggCATTTTAGGAATTCTAAAAGTGTAATAATAGCAGGAGAGTGTTTTACCACTATTTCAGTCAATTAGTTTGTaaagaataataattaaaaatatatgtgaaaCAAAGTAAATAAGATATCAAATTTGTGAAACAAAGTTAACGCTTAGCCTTatatttcgagaaaaaaaaataccaactcatagaaagggttgtttcacatgaaaattaaacagcatataaaacatgtatattagtCTATAAAACACTTGTCAGTTTAATGATATATACTTTGAATTCAgaaaaaggactgcataaagtgggtacactttcggacagttcaacacctttaaaaactcgccattttcaaagaactgttacgaTGCTTTTGCAATAATATCCAAGTGCTGAAATTTTATATAACTAGGTGGAAGTCCGCTATCATAGGTGACAATgtctttctgaaaataaaattatgattacGAAAAATATCTCCaagtaatgacattaaattaGCTTGAAATTCACACGGGTATctcaaaaataaaagttcagaCCGACACATTTTATTCAACCATATGATAAGAATACTATATAAATCTACTATTATGTTAAATTACTTTCACGTCTACATTGtaggttttttttctaaaaatgaccTAATATTGCCAAAGCAGTCAAGCAAAACATCAaacacatgaccctatctttttaacTGGTGTCACTGTGACTTCACAATTTAtcgtgaaattttgaaaaatcatggtttaatcaaattctacattgtagaaaaagattgatccaaacaaatattttcagtcaaacacacaaactgcaaaatcagtaAAAAATGAGACTCCCAATTGTAatggtggtgtatgacctaagattccatgaaaaattctgccaTGCTGTCATTTTATTATGAAATGCTTCCTAAATGTTTAAGCATAGATCTGTCGTGTGGTTTCAGCATAGCTAACATAGCGTAACAACAGAAAGTGGCTCGCTTGCGGAAGGGATGGAGCTCAAACTTTTTTGAAAGTGATAAGTCATGTAATGTAAAGATTTTGGGTATTCTCATCAAATTGGTATATgggttaaaataataaaatagtaacaacaaagtatGTACGATGAgacgtttttttttatagtttcacCCTTATGCTACTGCTACACTGAAAATACTGATACAGCGTTCATTGAAAGTTACACGATAAGAAACACTGAGCATTATTATCCTTCTGTCCATTCACAGcaatactgtaaaatactgatGCAAAATTTGTACAATTTATGAACTTTTTAGCGCGGTACTTCCTCTTTGCTTCATGGTTTTTAATAACTCACAGTAGGCCTAATAGCtttccccttttctttttgtttgatacgatgttttaataaaaaagcaatttttctctttctttataaAGAAACTTGAGAGAGAATATGGCTCTTTTCCCGTGATTGATGTAGTGAGTTCTGGAGTAGCTGCAGTTTCTGTTGTATGTTTTTTTCTCTGACATTTTTTCTACAGTTCAAATGTTGTTGTtggtagaaaatgaaaatgatctaCTGCATCACTTTTCAATGGGTAAATGccagctttaaaaaaaaaatgaagcctGTCGTTTTCAGAGCTCAGAGACTCAAGCTTACAAACAACAACTGTGTTACAGAATGGCCAAGGTTTTAACGCATGGATCTATGAATGCAGTAGGCTGTAGGACATGACAAATGTGTGCTGGAAGAACAAATAAGATGACATTTTGCTTTTTAACCCACTGAACAAGACCTCAGTTTACACGAGACCTTTGTCTATCATATACCAG carries:
- the LOC123528753 gene encoding potential E3 ubiquitin-protein ligase ariadne-2-like codes for the protein MDQNCSCPEEGEGKCINTSCKNYDEFLNLLHKCTRKEISSVADCPSIRSCPHCREAIEHIEACNNMQCFSCKKHFCFICLTPANDGGSLQCKQPHVVAPVQQLS